The Festucalex cinctus isolate MCC-2025b chromosome 10, RoL_Fcin_1.0, whole genome shotgun sequence region aatagaaacgagtaaaatgttttaattttttcaatttttgttttgtattctcattagtttatttatttagtaatgtattttggcagttttggtccgccATACTTTGCAGCCCCACTCAtctaaatatgatattctgGCTAATATTGTgcaagtggaatatgagttaagtaggaaaatccagttttttttgttttttgttttttttttaaacctaaacTCGGCATTTGGCCTCgactttatttactgtttagAAATTGAAATGGTTGAAGAAAACGTGACTTGGAAGTGAGTCAACTCTTTcttgatgcattttaaaaagTTGAGTTTATTTCTTTTGAAAAAGTTTATTGTGGTATTTGTGTTTTAGGGCACGTGGGCCACCTGCGCCATCAAACTTTCCGTCAGGGGCAAAGCGGCCGTCGTCACCACATACGAATGCGTCACCAAACCAGGTCACAACCTGcaaccgcttttttttttttttcttccccccctcaTCCAACGCGTCTTGTCATTCACTGCTCAGTGTCACaagtttatttgatttatttttattattccacACAAACTGTTAGTGCAGACTTGACTTGTGTACAAGCAAGCGTCAGCTAGCAGCAAAGTGCCTCAACTTTTCACTGAATGAAAGCTAAATTGGTGCTTAGCTGCACGTTGatggtaaaataaatatgagatCATCTAGAAAATGGCCGACAACTACTTGTTGCAATGCAGTTTGGATGGAGGAGCACAAAAATGGCCGCTGGTGCTTTCAATTGCTTTTCTCAGCAAACTCCAAAATAGCtttgatgattaaaaaaaaaaaaaaaaagtgtatataataaacgtaaaaaaatcaatagtaacaaaaaaaaatctaataaatagtaaaaaaaaaaatctaaatatagtaaaaaaaaaaatctaaatatagtaaaaaaaaaaatcaaaattttgtataaaaaaaatcaaaattaaaaaaaaatcaaaatatatcaatggtaaaaaaaagttaaattaatagttaaaaaaatctaaatgtttaaaaaaaaaaaaagaaacaaaataattatattTGACCTGCTGAGGACAAAATGTATCTGACAGTTTGTATGATTCCAGCTTTAAAGTTGCTGTCTGTAacaatttgtgcaaaaaaatctcaaatgtactTGAATGATATTTTCTAATTGGCAGACAAACTAGATTTGGGTTAGTTTGCATTTTTTCCACCTTGTCTGGTGGATTTTAAAGAGGCGAAAATGCAGGTTAATTTTCCAGCCACAGGGGGGCAGTAGTGGCTTGAAATTCAATTTCTCAACACAAACTTGACTTGTGCTGGTTTTGACTTTGGaaagtttttatttgtaatttttttaactgaatCCGAGCAATTTTGCGCAGAACCCAGCAACAAGCAGGTTTCTCGCCTCCGTCCCGACTTCCCCGCCTTGTTGCCTCTGAACGACCCGACGGCTTTGAAAGCGGCGCACAAGGCCGTGCGCAAGTTCAACAAGGAGAGCCAACTGGGACATTTCTTCGACCTGTTGGAGGTGTCCCACGTGACCATCGGGGTGAGCGCCGCTGCTTTTTCCGGCTCGCCGCGTTGTCGTCAGTTGCTGGCGTCTTTTTCCCTCCAAACGTCTCGTCGTTGTGGTTGTCAGTACATGCAGCCCGTCGGCATGATCACGTGGGTGATGTTGGCCCTGGTGGAGACCAAGTGCCCCCGAGAGGCCACGCATACCTTTGCGCCCTGCACGCCGCTCTGTCCGCACCGAGCCGTGAGTTTGCTTCCGCCTGCTGC contains the following coding sequences:
- the LOC144027648 gene encoding alpha-2-HS-glycoprotein-like isoform X2, giving the protein MLAHLSLVVLCCLQGLLGVPSASPPPPSLLSDSFSVLPLTVTCDEADVTTAARFGVRVIDEKRKHGFKFKLHQVQGSKYQQLSEGNCDIDVDAKLLQTKCHFSNPKPEDHCDVFRQGERGTWATCAIKLSVRGKAAVVTTYECVTKPEPSNKQVSRLRPDFPALLPLNDPTALKAAHKAVRKFNKESQLGHFFDLLEVSHVTIGYMQPVGMITWVMLALVETKCPREATHTFAPCTPLCPHRAFN